One window of Neptuniibacter halophilus genomic DNA carries:
- the murI gene encoding glutamate racemase yields the protein MRNNLPIGVFDSGVGGLTVLNAIKDLLPGEDLVYLGDTARVPYGTKSAASVIRYAEQAAAALTSRDIKLLVIACNTASAVAVEHLQQLNPGIAVFGVIEPGAQASIAATTNNHIAVIATEGTVNNQAYQTAILKHNPDASVVAQPCSLFVALAEEGWHNGELVEAIVSECLRPVLRADCQSKIDTLVLGCTHFPALKQSIAKVVGDQVTLVDSAQTTAAAVRQFLIEKELLNKQERGEVCFLVTDDPGRFARVAKHFYTGQIREGEIQQIDIQHFSPIG from the coding sequence ATGCGTAACAACCTGCCTATAGGTGTATTTGATTCAGGTGTAGGCGGGTTAACCGTCCTTAATGCGATTAAGGACCTGTTACCGGGTGAAGATCTCGTTTACCTCGGAGATACCGCCCGCGTCCCATACGGCACCAAAAGTGCGGCCTCAGTCATCCGCTATGCGGAACAGGCTGCCGCTGCACTCACCTCCCGTGATATTAAGCTGCTGGTCATTGCCTGTAATACGGCCTCGGCCGTGGCTGTAGAGCACCTTCAGCAACTAAATCCGGGCATTGCTGTCTTTGGCGTTATCGAGCCGGGCGCGCAAGCCAGTATTGCTGCCACAACCAATAACCATATAGCGGTTATTGCTACAGAGGGCACTGTAAATAATCAGGCCTACCAAACCGCAATATTAAAGCATAATCCGGATGCATCAGTCGTAGCGCAGCCGTGCTCCCTTTTTGTCGCGTTGGCAGAGGAAGGCTGGCATAACGGTGAGCTGGTTGAAGCGATCGTCAGTGAATGCCTACGGCCGGTGCTTCGTGCTGACTGTCAGAGCAAAATAGACACTCTGGTACTGGGTTGCACACATTTCCCTGCACTGAAACAGAGTATCGCCAAAGTAGTGGGTGATCAGGTTACCCTGGTAGATTCTGCGCAAACTACGGCTGCAGCGGTCAGGCAATTCCTGATTGAAAAGGAATTGCTTAATAAGCAGGAAAGGGGTGAAGTCTGTTTTCTGGTTACGGATGATCCGGGTCGCTTCGCTCGTGTAGCTAAGCACTTTTATACGGGGCAGATAAGGGAAGGCGAGATTCAGCAGATTGATATACAGCATTTCTCCCCGATTGGGTGA
- a CDS encoding HDOD domain-containing protein, producing MPSIPATSVSYAIPARPEVLIGITEALRATEPDIQRICDLIKQDVALYTSVIATVNSSYFGISSEVTSVERAVSLLGIKRVFTIIRLATLKNSLNKLGTIERFWDTATEVAQISSALSLQFTNLDRDEAYTLGMLHDSGIPILMQARPDFKDFLRGMNGCSLTEIHNREIERYDISHYELSANLAKKWHISESTAEAIRRQPYYEQTFAEPPDESEEMRLRLCLLLLARDISDVYRHFWRIPDNKAPLLNLSPILSFLGISDFDYADLKEDIVNSLALHQ from the coding sequence ATGCCGTCTATTCCAGCCACATCCGTAAGCTATGCCATCCCGGCTCGTCCCGAGGTACTGATCGGCATCACTGAAGCGCTCAGAGCCACAGAACCCGACATTCAGCGCATCTGCGATCTGATCAAACAAGATGTTGCTCTCTACACCTCAGTGATCGCTACTGTGAATTCTTCCTATTTCGGAATCAGCAGCGAGGTCACATCGGTCGAACGGGCGGTATCACTGCTTGGCATCAAGCGGGTGTTCACCATCATACGTCTGGCCACGCTGAAAAACAGCTTGAACAAATTAGGCACGATTGAGCGTTTCTGGGACACCGCAACGGAGGTCGCTCAGATCAGTTCCGCACTGTCACTGCAGTTCACGAATCTTGACCGGGATGAAGCCTACACTCTGGGCATGCTTCACGATAGCGGTATCCCGATCCTTATGCAGGCCAGACCTGATTTTAAAGACTTCCTGCGGGGCATGAATGGCTGCAGCCTGACCGAAATCCATAACCGGGAAATCGAGCGTTATGACATCAGCCATTACGAACTTAGTGCAAACCTGGCTAAAAAATGGCACATCAGCGAAAGTACAGCAGAAGCGATCCGCCGTCAGCCTTACTATGAGCAGACGTTTGCAGAGCCCCCCGACGAAAGCGAAGAGATGCGCCTGCGCCTCTGCCTGCTACTGTTAGCCAGAGACATCAGTGACGTATATCGCCATTTCTGGCGCATACCTGATAACAAAGCCCCCCTTCTTAACCTGAGCCCAATCCTCAGCTTCCTTGGCATCAGCGATTTTGACTATGCCGACCTGAAAGAAGACATTGTTAATAGCCTCGCGCTACACCAATAA
- a CDS encoding tRNA-uridine aminocarboxypropyltransferase, whose product MSKPFVARGSRVDRCAGCLLAKRVCICSYKLSYQSRAGFLLLMHHNETFKPTNTGRLIEDCIAGTERHTWSRTEPSQALLSAINDPAADPYIVFPEGVGYESRMVPFVDKPGKRPLFIVLDGTWRQARRMFRHSRYLEHLPVIQPVSEQASGYRLRKAAVEGQLCTAEVAAEMLRMAGDQAGGDILAAYFSIFNEHYRAARLTRPLIEDTEAKQLIRAYQQAF is encoded by the coding sequence ATGAGTAAGCCTTTTGTTGCCCGCGGTTCGCGGGTGGATCGCTGTGCGGGCTGTCTGCTGGCAAAACGTGTTTGTATCTGCAGTTATAAACTGAGTTATCAGTCACGTGCCGGGTTTCTGTTGCTGATGCACCATAATGAAACTTTTAAGCCGACCAATACCGGTCGTCTCATTGAGGACTGTATTGCCGGTACTGAGCGTCATACCTGGTCACGCACAGAGCCTTCACAGGCGTTACTTTCGGCGATTAATGATCCTGCTGCGGATCCTTATATTGTTTTTCCGGAAGGCGTTGGCTACGAGTCCCGGATGGTGCCATTTGTGGATAAGCCGGGGAAACGGCCCCTGTTTATTGTGCTCGATGGTACCTGGCGACAGGCGCGACGTATGTTCAGGCATAGCCGGTATCTCGAACATCTGCCGGTGATTCAGCCGGTATCCGAACAGGCATCCGGTTACCGGTTACGAAAAGCGGCAGTTGAGGGGCAGTTATGCACCGCTGAGGTAGCGGCAGAGATGTTGCGTATGGCGGGTGACCAGGCGGGTGGGGATATACTGGCTGCCTATTTCTCGATCTTTAATGAGCATTATCGGGCAGCCAGATTGACCCGCCCGCTGATTGAGGATACTGAGGCTAAACAGCTTATCAGGGCGTACCAGCAGGCCTTCTGA
- the dtd gene encoding D-aminoacyl-tRNA deacylase, whose product MKALIQRVKSASVEVEGEITGAINQGILLLLGVEKGDDEAAADKLLKKILGYRIFADSEGKMNLNLQQVNGGLLIVSQFTLVADTRKGLRPSFSSGAPPALGEELYDYFVSQARLLHPDIACGRFAADMQVSLVNDGPVTFWLES is encoded by the coding sequence ATGAAGGCATTAATTCAGCGCGTGAAATCCGCCTCGGTAGAGGTTGAGGGTGAAATTACCGGTGCAATCAATCAGGGAATTCTTCTGCTGTTAGGCGTGGAAAAGGGTGATGACGAAGCCGCTGCGGATAAGCTGCTGAAGAAAATACTCGGCTACCGGATCTTCGCTGATTCGGAGGGCAAAATGAACCTGAATCTGCAACAGGTTAATGGCGGCCTGCTGATTGTGTCTCAATTCACTCTGGTCGCGGATACCCGCAAAGGGCTGAGACCCAGCTTTTCCTCAGGAGCACCACCCGCGCTGGGGGAAGAACTCTATGATTATTTTGTCAGTCAGGCCCGCTTACTCCATCCAGACATTGCCTGCGGTCGCTTTGCTGCCGATATGCAGGTATCCCTCGTTAATGATGGCCCGGTAACCTTCTGGCTGGAAAGCTAG
- the pip gene encoding prolyl aminopeptidase translates to MRVPYPDIHPYHEFQLQVSDLHSLYVEESGNPKGIPVVFIHGGPGGGTAPAHRSFFDPEKYRIILFDQRGCGRSTPHSSLKENSTDHLIADMEKIREALNVDQWLLFGGSWGSTLALLYAQAHPERVLGMILRGIFLCRDQDIQWFYQRGASAIFPDYWKEYEQVIPASERGDMLRAFYKRLTADNEIARMSAAKAWSVWEGRCSTLAPNHDIVDHFADPHFALAMARIEAHYFINQAFIKPNQIIDDCHKISHLKTTIVHGRYDMVCPIEQALALYDALPESELHIVRDAGHSAFEKGITDNLIRATDNFALSLA, encoded by the coding sequence ATGCGCGTACCCTATCCCGACATCCACCCCTATCATGAATTTCAGCTTCAGGTTTCCGATCTGCATAGCCTCTATGTAGAAGAAAGCGGTAACCCGAAAGGCATACCTGTCGTATTTATTCATGGTGGCCCGGGGGGCGGTACAGCGCCTGCTCACCGCAGCTTCTTCGATCCGGAAAAATACCGCATCATTCTATTCGATCAACGCGGCTGTGGTCGGTCAACGCCCCATTCCTCACTGAAAGAAAACAGCACAGATCACCTGATCGCCGACATGGAAAAGATCAGAGAAGCCCTCAATGTTGATCAGTGGCTGCTTTTTGGCGGCTCATGGGGATCAACCCTGGCTCTGCTTTACGCTCAGGCACACCCGGAACGGGTACTGGGCATGATACTGCGCGGTATCTTCCTCTGCAGAGATCAGGATATTCAGTGGTTCTATCAGCGTGGCGCCAGTGCCATATTCCCCGATTACTGGAAAGAGTACGAACAGGTGATCCCGGCAAGTGAACGGGGAGATATGCTCAGAGCCTTCTACAAACGCCTGACCGCCGACAACGAGATTGCCCGCATGTCAGCAGCCAAGGCCTGGTCGGTCTGGGAGGGACGCTGCTCTACACTGGCGCCGAATCACGATATTGTTGATCATTTTGCAGATCCGCATTTCGCCCTCGCCATGGCACGTATTGAAGCCCACTATTTTATTAATCAGGCGTTTATCAAACCCAATCAGATCATTGATGACTGTCATAAAATAAGCCATCTGAAGACCACCATCGTCCATGGACGCTACGACATGGTCTGCCCGATTGAACAGGCATTAGCACTCTATGATGCCTTACCGGAATCTGAGCTGCATATTGTTCGCGACGCTGGACATTCGGCCTTCGAGAAAGGGATCACCGATAATCTGATCCGCGCTACAGACAACTTCGCCCTGTCGCTGGCATAA